One segment of Streptomyces sp. TG1A-8 DNA contains the following:
- a CDS encoding ABC transporter substrate-binding protein: MPPVPAGTASPGPSRRLLLAGALAAVSAAVTGCSGDSEASASGGSKRLRIGYFAFPSGDLLVKNGKLLEKALPDHRITWIKFDSGAGVNQAFLGKSLDIAALGSSPFARGVSGSSPIPYKVAWVLDVAGENEALVARRATGISDVAGLKGRTVATPFASTSHYSLLAALEKAGLKTSDVKLVDLQPQAILAAWQRGDIDAAYVWLPTLDELRTTGTQLTSSKEIGAAGKPTLDLAVVSDDLIARDPGAIDAWRKAQAQALRLLKSDPEGSVKAVAAELDISAADARAQLRQGVFLTPEQVVSADWLGTDGAPGKLLGYVTDTARFLAGQKQIDGVPSQEAVRRAFYLKGLSDVLK, encoded by the coding sequence ATGCCTCCAGTCCCCGCCGGCACCGCTTCGCCGGGCCCCTCCCGCCGTCTGCTCCTCGCCGGAGCACTGGCCGCCGTCTCCGCCGCCGTCACCGGTTGCTCCGGGGACAGCGAGGCGTCGGCGTCCGGCGGTTCCAAGCGGCTGCGCATCGGCTACTTCGCGTTCCCCAGCGGGGACCTGCTCGTGAAGAACGGCAAGCTGCTGGAGAAGGCCCTGCCGGACCACCGGATCACCTGGATCAAGTTCGACTCCGGCGCCGGCGTCAACCAGGCCTTCCTCGGCAAGTCCCTCGACATCGCAGCCCTGGGCTCCAGCCCGTTCGCCCGTGGGGTGTCCGGGAGTTCGCCGATCCCGTACAAGGTCGCCTGGGTACTGGACGTGGCGGGCGAGAACGAGGCCCTGGTGGCGCGCAGGGCGACCGGCATATCCGACGTCGCCGGTCTGAAGGGGAGGACGGTCGCCACCCCGTTCGCCTCCACCTCGCACTACAGCCTGCTCGCGGCGCTGGAGAAGGCCGGGCTGAAGACGTCCGACGTCAAGCTCGTCGACCTGCAGCCGCAGGCGATCCTGGCCGCCTGGCAGCGCGGGGACATCGACGCCGCCTACGTCTGGCTGCCCACCCTGGACGAGCTGCGCACGACCGGCACCCAGCTCACCAGCAGCAAGGAGATCGGCGCCGCCGGCAAGCCGACCCTGGACCTGGCCGTGGTCTCGGACGACCTGATCGCCCGGGACCCGGGGGCGATCGACGCCTGGCGCAAGGCGCAGGCGCAGGCGCTGCGGCTGCTGAAGTCCGACCCCGAGGGATCGGTCAAGGCGGTCGCGGCCGAGCTGGACATCAGCGCCGCCGACGCCAGGGCCCAACTGAGGCAGGGGGTGTTCCTCACCCCGGAGCAGGTGGTGTCCGCCGACTGGCTCGGCACCGACGGCGCTCCGGGCAAGCTGCTGGGCTACGTCACCGACACCGCCCGGTTCCTGGCCGGCCAGAAGCAGATCGACGGCGTGCCGTCCCAGGAGGCCGTCCGCAGGGCGTTCTACCTCAAGGGGTTGTCCGATGTCCTCAAATGA
- a CDS encoding ABC transporter permease — MPFGSLVLFLALWQLLAASGTWSETLVPPPAKVWHAFVAVSTTHDGVRGYNGTYLVEHLGISLRRIAFGAGIGIALGVLFGLLMGTVGWLRSLFEPWITFLRTLPPLAYFSLLVIWLGINEEPKITLLAVAAFPPVAVSTTTAVAAVPRSLVEAARALGASRWDVVKDVVVPSALPETLTGVRLAVGVAYSSLVAAELVNGLPGIGGMVKDAANYNNTPVVFVGIIAIGVSGLVIDGLLLRLERAVVPWRGRS, encoded by the coding sequence CTGCCGTTCGGTTCGCTGGTGCTCTTCCTCGCCCTGTGGCAGTTGCTGGCCGCGAGCGGCACGTGGAGCGAGACGCTGGTGCCACCGCCGGCCAAGGTGTGGCACGCGTTCGTCGCCGTGTCCACCACGCACGACGGCGTACGGGGCTACAACGGCACCTACCTCGTCGAGCACCTGGGCATCAGCCTGCGGCGCATCGCGTTCGGGGCCGGGATCGGCATCGCCCTCGGAGTGCTCTTCGGGCTGCTGATGGGCACCGTCGGCTGGCTGCGCTCGCTGTTCGAGCCCTGGATCACGTTCCTGCGCACCCTGCCGCCGCTGGCGTACTTCTCCCTGCTCGTCATCTGGCTCGGCATCAACGAGGAACCGAAGATCACGCTGCTGGCGGTGGCCGCGTTCCCGCCGGTGGCGGTGTCCACCACGACGGCGGTCGCGGCCGTGCCGCGCAGTCTCGTGGAAGCGGCCCGCGCCCTCGGCGCGTCGCGCTGGGACGTCGTCAAGGACGTCGTCGTACCGTCCGCGTTGCCGGAGACCCTCACCGGCGTCCGGCTGGCCGTGGGCGTGGCGTACTCCTCCCTCGTCGCCGCCGAACTGGTCAACGGCCTGCCCGGCATCGGCGGCATGGTCAAGGACGCCGCCAACTACAACAACACCCCCGTGGTGTTCGTCGGCATCATCGCCATCGGGGTCTCCGGGCTCGTCATCGACGGACTGCTGCTGCGGCTGGAGCGTGCCGTCGTGCCCTGGCGCGGGCGCTCCTGA